One Micromonospora craniellae genomic region harbors:
- a CDS encoding YqgE/AlgH family protein yields the protein MQEEGQAIGGRATESMAGKLMVATPALKDPNFDRTVVLLVAHEPGGALGVVLNRATEVTVADVLRDWGDLARHPAVLFEGGPVQPDSAICLARMRQPVRRFKGFHQVSGAVGTLDLSVDPQRLRESVESIRVFAGYAGWGAGQLEQEIEDGSWFVLDALPGDAFVDRPDDLWPMVLRRQGGMMAAVAHFPPDVALN from the coding sequence ATGCAGGAAGAGGGGCAGGCGATCGGCGGACGGGCGACGGAGTCGATGGCGGGGAAACTGATGGTGGCGACGCCGGCGCTGAAGGACCCGAACTTCGACCGCACAGTCGTGTTGCTGGTCGCGCACGAACCCGGCGGCGCGCTCGGCGTGGTGCTCAACCGGGCGACCGAGGTGACGGTGGCCGACGTGCTGCGCGACTGGGGCGACCTGGCCCGCCATCCGGCGGTGTTGTTCGAGGGTGGCCCGGTGCAGCCCGACTCGGCGATCTGCCTCGCCCGGATGCGGCAGCCGGTCCGTCGGTTCAAGGGCTTTCACCAGGTCTCCGGGGCGGTCGGCACCCTCGACCTCTCGGTCGACCCGCAGCGGCTGCGGGAGAGCGTGGAGAGCATCCGGGTCTTCGCCGGGTACGCGGGCTGGGGCGCGGGACAGTTGGAGCAGGAGATCGAGGACGGCTCCTGGTTCGTGCTGGACGCGCTGCCCGGTGACGCGTTCGTCGACCGCCCGGACGACCTGTGGCCGATGGTGCTGCGCCGGCAGGGCGGCATGATGGCCGCGGTGGCGCACTTCCCCCCGGACGTGGCACTGAACTGA
- a CDS encoding site-specific integrase, with protein sequence MSVRQDPKRNTWYYVIDLPRGDDGKRKQKFVRGFETEKEALKAEELARKQFGQSELAADGTMAAELVKWLEERELDVAVTTLSNYRNAIMKYIIPRLGARRLYDLDRQTINDFYRHLLRKGGRRGTGLSAETVRHVHRTLMKALKDLGVVIDGVRQPRPDEREEHGRKGIWTAKQCAQFLAHIADDRLYAAWVLVVVCGLRRGEVAGLKWSKIDLDRKILHVHWQRAVASGEVEGGVVEKAPKGKSKRSILFGSALGTVLSEHQRRQQKEMAEAGLLYKELGYVFCKEDGTPYHPKYFTDRFRALCIGTVKTTV encoded by the coding sequence ATGAGCGTCCGACAAGACCCGAAACGGAACACCTGGTACTACGTCATCGATCTGCCGCGTGGAGATGACGGCAAGCGTAAGCAAAAGTTCGTTCGCGGGTTCGAGACGGAGAAGGAGGCCCTAAAGGCCGAGGAACTGGCTCGCAAGCAGTTCGGCCAAAGCGAGTTGGCGGCAGACGGCACGATGGCCGCTGAACTGGTGAAGTGGCTGGAAGAGCGCGAACTGGATGTTGCGGTGACAACGCTGAGCAACTACCGCAACGCGATCATGAAGTACATCATTCCGCGGCTGGGTGCTCGGCGACTGTATGACCTGGACAGGCAAACGATCAACGACTTCTACCGTCATCTGTTGAGGAAGGGCGGCCGGAGGGGTACGGGGCTTTCGGCGGAGACGGTCAGGCACGTCCACCGGACACTGATGAAGGCGCTCAAGGACCTTGGCGTCGTCATCGATGGCGTCCGGCAGCCACGCCCCGACGAACGTGAGGAACATGGCCGAAAGGGGATTTGGACGGCGAAGCAGTGTGCTCAATTCTTGGCGCACATCGCCGATGACCGCCTCTACGCGGCCTGGGTGCTCGTCGTCGTGTGCGGCTTGCGTCGCGGCGAGGTGGCCGGGTTGAAGTGGTCGAAGATCGATCTGGATCGCAAGATCCTCCACGTCCACTGGCAACGCGCTGTTGCATCCGGCGAAGTCGAGGGCGGCGTCGTCGAGAAGGCGCCGAAGGGCAAGAGCAAGAGGTCCATCCTCTTCGGCTCCGCTTTGGGCACGGTGTTGTCGGAGCACCAGCGCCGACAGCAGAAGGAAATGGCCGAAGCTGGCCTGCTGTACAAGGAGCTCGGCTACGTCTTCTGTAAGGAGGACGGTACGCCGTACCATCCGAAATACTTCACGGACCGGTTCCGGGCTCTCTGTATCGGGACTGTAAAAACAACGGTGTAA